A section of the Triticum dicoccoides isolate Atlit2015 ecotype Zavitan chromosome 7A, WEW_v2.0, whole genome shotgun sequence genome encodes:
- the LOC119330931 gene encoding 3-ketoacyl-CoA synthase 6-like, with the protein MSSSSPQLRRLKPAYQCVVNNFLAVLAVPLAVAGAVGAARVGPEELLARMHALRPAHVFLAAFLPAAAGILYLMMRPRSVYLVDYACFRTKPSHRVPFGTFLEHAKLVTFIEGASIDERSVRFMTRLLERSGLGEETCLPPAHHFIPPYRNLEASRDEVELVIFSAIDDLLAKTGIRPDAIDLLVVNCSLFAPIPSFTDMIIRKYKMRSDIRNVHLSGMGCSAGLVSVGLARNFLQVAPRGSHALVVSTETITPNYYVGKERAMLLPNCLFRMGGAAALLSTSRAKARFRLSRVVRTLTGAQDNAYRCVYQEEDDEGHRGINLNKDLMTIAGDALKANITAIGPLVLPASEQLLFALSFIARRVFNNKSIKPYLPDFRMAFEHFCIHAGGRAVIDELQNSLGLSDEHVEASRMALHRFGNTSSSSLWYELAYIEAKGRMRRGDRVWMIGFGSGFKCNSAAWECIEPARDAQGPWADCVSRYPVDIPEVLKH; encoded by the coding sequence ATGAGCTCCTCGTCGCCCCAGCTCCGGCGCCTCAAGCCGGCGTACCAGTGCGTGGTGAACAACTTCCTCGCCGTGCTCGCCGTGCCGCTCGCCGTCGCGGGCGCCGTCGGCGCGGCGCGCGTCGGCCCGGAGGAGCTTCTCGCCAGGATGCACGCGCTCCGGCCCGCGCACGTCTTCCTGGCCGCGTTCCTCCCGGCCGCCGCGGGGATCCTGTACCTCATGATGCGGCCGCGCTCCGTGTACCTCGTCGACTACGCCTGCTTCCGCACCAAGCCCAGCCACCGCGTCCCGTTCGGCACGTTCCTCGAGCACGCCAAGCTGGTGACGTTCATCGAGGGGGCCTCCATTGACGAGCGCAGCGTCCGGTTCATGACGCGGCTGCTGGAGCGGTCCGGGCTCGGGGAGGAGACGTGCCTGCCCCCCGCGCACCACTTCATCCCGCCGTACCGGAACCTGGAGGCCTCGCGCGACGAAGTGGAGCTCGTCATCTTCTCCGCCATCGACGACCTGCTCGCCAAGACGGGCATCCGCCCCGACGCCATTGACTTGCTCGTCGTCAACTGCAGCCTCTTCGCGCCCATCCCGTCCTTCACTGACATGATCATCCGCAAGTACAAGATGCGCAGCGACATCCGCAACGTGCACCTCTCCGGGATGGGGTGCAGCGCCGGGCTCGTCTCCGTGGGGCTGGCGCGCAACTTCCTGCAGGTGGCGCCGCGGGGCTCGCACGCGCTGGTGGTGTCCACGGAGACCATCACGCCCAACTACTACGTCGGCAAGGAGCGCGCCATGCTGCTGCCCAACTGCCTCTTCCGcatgggcggcgcggcggcgctgctGTCCACATCCCGCGCCAAGGCCCGCTTCCGGCTCTCCCGCGTGGTGCGCACGCTCACCGGCGCGCAGGACAACGCGTACCGGTGCGTGTaccaggaggaggacgacgagggcCACCGGGGCATCAACCTGAACAAGGACCTCATGACCATCGCCGGTGACGCGCTCAAGGCGAACATCACGGCGATCGGGCCGCTGGTCCTGCCCGCGTCGGAGCAGCTGCTCTTCGCGCTGTCCTTCATCGCGCGGCGGGTGTTCAACAACAAGAGCATCAAGCCGTACCTGCCCGACTTCCGCATGGCGTTCGAGCACTTCTGCATCCACGCGGGCGGGCGCGCCGTGATCGACGAGCTGCAGAACAGCCTGGGGCTGTCGGACGAGCACGTGGAGGCGTCGCGCATGGCGCTGCACCGGTTCGGCAACACGTCCAGCAGCTCGCTGTGGTACGAGCTGGCCTACATCGAGGCCAAGGGGCGCATGCGCAGGGGCGACCGCGTGTGGATGATCGGCTTCGGCTCCGGGTTCAAGTGCAACAGCGCGGCGTGGGAGTGCATCGAGCCCGCGCGCGACGCGCAGGGCCCGTGGGCCGACTGCGTCAGCCGCTACCCGGTCGACATTCCGGAGGTGCTCAAGCATTAA